The following proteins are encoded in a genomic region of Planococcus lenghuensis:
- a CDS encoding CBASS cGAMP-activated phospholipase has translation MKTVLTIDGGGIRGIIPALILAEIEKRTGERICELFDLIAGTSTGGILALGLVKPNENGEPAYTAAKLATLYEDKSERIFDKQFIRYSLKGLFDERYSNEGIEEVLEEYFGDYRLSDSLTYVMIIAYEIEKRTPWFFKCFGNEHPNFTKQSGDLFMKDVAQATSAAPTYFEPKRIKIGKELFAFVDGGIFANNPAMCAYADAKVLYPEEEELLVVSLGTGSQTEPIRYEKAKDWGVANWAPAIIGIAFDGLSETVDYQLRKLLPLQAGVERYYRFQSPLEHPDDALDNVSKDNINKLKEMAEEMIRSRDAEIDRLCDLLVSAKEEGSG, from the coding sequence ATGAAAACAGTTCTTACAATAGATGGAGGGGGCATTCGGGGAATCATTCCAGCACTGATCCTGGCCGAAATTGAAAAGCGCACGGGTGAAAGAATTTGTGAGCTGTTTGACTTGATTGCCGGTACCTCTACAGGCGGAATCCTGGCTCTTGGGCTTGTGAAGCCGAATGAAAATGGCGAGCCGGCGTACACGGCCGCTAAGCTTGCGACGCTTTATGAAGATAAAAGTGAGCGGATTTTCGATAAGCAGTTCATCCGTTACAGCCTTAAAGGTCTGTTCGATGAACGGTATTCAAATGAAGGCATTGAAGAAGTGCTGGAAGAGTATTTCGGGGATTACCGACTTTCTGATTCGCTTACCTATGTGATGATAATTGCTTATGAAATCGAAAAGCGAACACCCTGGTTTTTTAAGTGTTTTGGGAATGAACATCCCAATTTCACAAAACAAAGCGGAGATCTGTTCATGAAGGATGTGGCACAGGCGACTTCTGCGGCTCCCACCTATTTTGAACCTAAAAGGATCAAGATCGGAAAGGAGTTATTCGCGTTTGTGGATGGCGGGATTTTTGCAAATAATCCGGCAATGTGCGCCTATGCAGATGCAAAAGTATTATATCCCGAAGAGGAAGAACTGCTGGTCGTTTCCCTTGGAACCGGGAGTCAAACTGAACCGATCCGATATGAGAAAGCGAAGGACTGGGGAGTGGCAAACTGGGCACCGGCTATCATCGGTATCGCGTTTGATGGATTGAGTGAAACCGTGGATTATCAGCTTAGGAAACTCCTGCCTCTGCAAGCAGGAGTTGAACGGTATTACCGTTTCCAGTCCCCGCTTGAACATCCGGATGACGCGTTGGATAATGTCTCAAAGGACAACATCAATAAACTAAAAGAAATGGCAGAAGAAATGATCCGTTCCAGGGATGCTGAAATTGATCGGCTGTGTGATCTCTTGGTAAGTGCCAAAGAAGAAGGGAGCGGCTGA
- a CDS encoding RNA-guided endonuclease InsQ/TnpB family protein: MKTDKQGTYIKGTKKALPDGWMTGAFRFAVFPTDEQKPRLERAFGCERKVYNEYVAGLYAHLESGGFSGGFLAYNVPNYTTITSRFDFLDRSNDSFVYNDAKIRFQAALKKYNETYAKRPLQHKKSVRKKMKNGDMPSLQDVKGLPKFHSRKQGKFSYTTNQTNGNIRIGEKNGAAFLRIPKFPEGLRLNLHRALPSDGIIKKATIKREGDRYMVAVSVDYPFEQAPLKTQIETADITALDYSQSDLYRDSEGRKAEYPRFHKLIEKRQRRLNKSLARKKNHAPLDENGQPVYSKNYQRTVKNYQKTMAKAANQRKDFLHKKSDQITNDYDAIVVEDLDLTNLAQCLKLGKKLHDNGFGMFRNMLKYKAERKGKHYLVADRFFPSSKLCSACGTKKENLRLSERTYACAHCQAVIDRDHNAALNLKNYGIRTLSDSGFLAEPVSI; the protein is encoded by the coding sequence ATGAAGACAGACAAACAGGGAACATATATCAAAGGAACGAAAAAAGCATTGCCTGACGGCTGGATGACGGGCGCTTTCCGTTTTGCGGTCTTCCCGACAGACGAACAGAAACCCCGTCTGGAGCGGGCATTCGGTTGTGAACGGAAAGTGTACAATGAATATGTCGCAGGCTTGTACGCCCACTTGGAAAGCGGCGGCTTTTCAGGCGGGTTTTTGGCGTACAACGTACCGAATTACACCACGATCACCAGCCGTTTTGATTTCCTGGACCGCTCAAACGATTCATTTGTGTACAACGATGCCAAAATCCGTTTTCAGGCAGCCCTCAAAAAATATAACGAAACGTATGCAAAACGTCCCCTGCAGCACAAAAAGTCCGTCCGGAAAAAGATGAAAAACGGCGATATGCCGTCCCTTCAGGATGTCAAAGGCCTGCCGAAGTTCCACAGCCGGAAACAGGGGAAATTCAGCTATACCACGAACCAGACGAACGGCAATATCCGCATCGGGGAAAAGAATGGCGCAGCGTTCCTGCGGATCCCGAAGTTCCCGGAAGGACTGCGGCTCAACCTGCACCGCGCGCTGCCTTCTGACGGAATCATCAAAAAAGCCACCATCAAGCGGGAAGGCGACCGCTATATGGTGGCCGTTTCCGTTGATTACCCGTTCGAACAGGCGCCGTTGAAGACACAAATTGAGACAGCGGACATAACGGCACTGGATTACAGCCAGTCCGATTTGTATAGGGACAGCGAAGGTCGAAAGGCCGAATACCCCCGTTTTCATAAACTGATCGAGAAACGTCAGCGGCGGCTGAACAAGTCGCTCGCACGGAAGAAAAACCACGCGCCACTAGATGAAAATGGACAACCCGTGTATTCAAAGAACTACCAAAGAACCGTGAAGAACTACCAGAAGACGATGGCGAAGGCGGCGAACCAGCGGAAAGATTTCCTCCATAAGAAAAGTGATCAGATAACCAATGATTACGATGCGATTGTGGTGGAAGACCTCGACCTGACAAACCTGGCGCAGTGCCTGAAACTCGGCAAGAAACTGCACGACAACGGGTTCGGCATGTTCCGTAATATGCTCAAATACAAAGCGGAACGAAAAGGGAAACACTACCTCGTCGCCGACCGCTTCTTCCCATCCAGTAAACTGTGCAGCGCCTGCGGCACAAAAAAAGAGAACTTGCGGCTTTCTGAACGGACGTACGCGTGTGCGCATTGCCAAGCCGTGATCGACCGGGACCATAACGCGGCCCTCAACCTCAAGAACTACGGCATCCGCACGCTGTCGGATTCGGGGTTCCTAGCCGAACCCGTCTCCATCTAA
- a CDS encoding type II toxin-antitoxin system Phd/YefM family antitoxin → MEAVNYSTFRTNLKDYLDRVTDDYETLIVTRKNEKNVVIISADEYDNLMENVHLLGNEANRRRLMESKKQLEEGLAASRNLLETD, encoded by the coding sequence ATGGAAGCAGTCAATTACTCCACTTTCCGAACAAATTTAAAAGATTATTTAGATCGGGTGACAGATGACTATGAGACATTAATCGTTACACGTAAAAATGAAAAGAATGTTGTCATAATCTCTGCAGATGAATACGATAATTTAATGGAAAATGTCCATTTGCTTGGTAACGAAGCGAACCGTCGACGCTTGATGGAGTCCAAAAAGCAGTTGGAAGAAGGCTTGGCTGCATCACGCAACCTACTGGAGACGGATTAA
- a CDS encoding DsbA family oxidoreductase — MGKRHLEDAIKQIDHPIDVTYRSFELDPTMDRDVKESNYERLAKKYGMSIEQAKANTQNMVQMAEAAGLDYQMDTLILTNTFDAHRLAMFAEKYGLMKEMTERILHAYFTESKHIGDHETLTDLAVEVGLDREAVSEMLASDEMADAVRADEQEAKEVGVTGVPFYLINRKYALTGAQPTEVFVQALTQVIAEDEETTG; from the coding sequence ATTGGCAAACGGCATCTGGAAGATGCCATCAAGCAGATCGATCACCCGATTGACGTGACATACAGAAGCTTCGAACTGGACCCGACAATGGACCGGGATGTAAAAGAAAGCAATTACGAACGATTGGCCAAGAAATATGGCATGAGCATCGAACAGGCGAAAGCGAATACCCAGAACATGGTGCAGATGGCGGAAGCGGCCGGTCTGGATTACCAGATGGATACGCTGATTCTGACGAATACGTTTGACGCCCACCGCTTAGCGATGTTCGCTGAAAAGTACGGATTGATGAAAGAAATGACCGAACGGATTCTTCATGCCTATTTCACGGAATCGAAGCACATCGGCGATCATGAAACTTTAACCGACCTGGCAGTGGAAGTGGGCCTGGACCGGGAAGCTGTCAGCGAGATGCTGGCAAGCGATGAAATGGCGGATGCCGTTCGGGCGGATGAGCAGGAAGCCAAGGAAGTGGGCGTGACCGGCGTTCCGTTTTATTTGATCAACCGGAAATATGCGTTAACAGGCGCTCAGCCGACTGAGGTATTTGTTCAGGCGCTGACACAAGTTATTGCTGAAGATGAAGAGACGACTGGTTAA
- a CDS encoding aldo/keto reductase: protein MEHIYLGNSGLRVPKYILGTIPFSGTNGFEPAGNLDGDDARRMVDIALESGMNMFDTANLYSKGDAERVLGEAIKGRRDEVLLTSKTGFPLGEDPNARGTSRNNILNSIDNSLERLGTDHVDVYFAHLWDGQTPAEETIETMNGLIKAGKIRHWGVSNYSGWALARTYSLAEQNGFIPPITQQIYYTPEAREAEYELLPAGTELGIGNMIWSPLGEGLLNGKIGRNKQAPEDTRQGGGWPEPWVYNQERLYEVIDALEEIAKNHDASVPQIAYSWVRDRPNVGPIVIAARNEAQLKEDIASFDIKLTEDDHDRIEKVARPAPFYPHWHRALNYADMASPSEQTYLKGYKETMGLDE, encoded by the coding sequence GTGGAACACATCTACCTGGGAAATTCTGGACTGCGGGTTCCGAAGTACATATTGGGAACCATCCCGTTCAGCGGAACGAACGGCTTTGAACCCGCCGGGAATCTGGATGGGGACGATGCCCGCCGGATGGTCGACATTGCATTGGAATCCGGGATGAATATGTTCGATACCGCCAATCTTTATTCAAAAGGAGATGCGGAACGGGTGCTCGGTGAAGCGATCAAAGGCCGCCGGGACGAAGTGCTGCTGACGTCAAAAACAGGCTTCCCATTGGGTGAAGATCCGAACGCCCGCGGCACTTCCCGCAACAATATTTTAAACTCCATCGACAATTCACTGGAGCGGCTCGGCACCGACCATGTCGACGTGTATTTTGCACATTTATGGGACGGGCAGACACCGGCCGAAGAAACGATCGAAACGATGAACGGGCTCATCAAAGCCGGGAAAATCCGCCATTGGGGCGTATCGAATTACAGCGGCTGGGCACTGGCGCGGACATATTCCCTTGCGGAACAGAACGGCTTCATCCCGCCCATCACCCAGCAGATCTACTACACGCCGGAAGCGCGGGAAGCGGAATACGAATTGCTGCCGGCCGGAACCGAACTCGGCATCGGCAATATGATCTGGAGCCCGCTTGGTGAAGGATTGCTGAACGGCAAGATCGGACGCAATAAACAGGCGCCGGAAGACACCCGTCAAGGCGGCGGCTGGCCGGAGCCTTGGGTGTACAATCAGGAACGGCTTTACGAGGTGATCGATGCGCTGGAAGAAATCGCAAAAAACCACGACGCCTCTGTCCCGCAGATCGCTTATAGCTGGGTCAGAGACCGTCCGAATGTCGGACCGATCGTCATCGCGGCGCGCAATGAAGCCCAATTGAAGGAAGACATCGCTTCATTTGATATCAAGTTAACTGAGGATGATCATGACCGCATCGAGAAAGTTGCCCGCCCCGCGCCGTTCTATCCGCACTGGCACCGGGCCTTGAATTACGCCGATATGGCGAGCCCTTCAGAGCAGACGTATTTGAAGGGATACAAGGAAACGATGGGACTGGATGAGTGA
- a CDS encoding CBS domain-containing protein: protein MKVSEIMTRNVETCSPDTPLQEVARRMTELDVGSIPVTENGVLRGIITDRDIITRGIAAQFSLDTPVDQILSSDMVTGTPDMDVQEAAKRMSDTQVRRLPIVQGDEVVGIVALGDIAVDAPSAEKQAEVIEDVSKPAEPNR from the coding sequence ATGAAAGTCAGCGAAATCATGACCAGAAATGTAGAAACGTGCTCACCGGACACCCCTCTTCAGGAAGTGGCCAGAAGAATGACGGAGCTCGATGTTGGTTCAATTCCGGTTACCGAAAATGGGGTATTGCGCGGCATCATCACCGACCGGGACATCATTACCCGTGGAATCGCGGCTCAATTTTCACTTGATACACCGGTCGATCAGATCCTTTCTTCCGATATGGTGACGGGCACACCGGACATGGACGTGCAAGAAGCGGCAAAGCGGATGTCAGACACGCAAGTCCGCCGGCTACCGATTGTTCAAGGCGATGAAGTCGTCGGTATCGTGGCACTTGGGGATATTGCAGTAGATGCGCCATCTGCTGAAAAACAAGCCGAAGTCATCGAAGATGTCTCAAAACCTGCTGAGCCGAACCGATAA
- the fdhD gene encoding formate dehydrogenase accessory sulfurtransferase FdhD, with translation MERDTERAVLRYTKEGFAEVEDRVAIEQPLTIKINGKEFMTIVCTPEYMEDMAVGFLASEGIIPNHRDIRNLRLDEEAGVLHVETDKVYPFYEQLLNKRFVSSCCGMSRQGFVFAHDALRVKKMTETRIRLTPADCFRMMEAMEQEAETFHATGGVHNAALCDRHGLVLSRMDIGRHNALDKIYGHCLRNDIPVHDKVVVFSGRISSEILMKVAKIGCEIVLSKSAPTDLALTLAEELGITTVGFIRDGSFNLYTHHERIVSEEKIAYPSFQLEE, from the coding sequence ATGGAACGGGATACAGAACGGGCGGTGCTCCGCTATACGAAAGAAGGCTTCGCGGAAGTGGAGGACCGGGTGGCCATTGAACAGCCGCTGACCATCAAGATCAACGGCAAGGAATTCATGACGATTGTCTGCACGCCGGAATATATGGAAGATATGGCGGTCGGGTTTCTTGCGTCTGAAGGCATCATTCCGAACCATCGGGACATCCGGAATCTGCGCCTGGACGAAGAAGCGGGTGTACTTCATGTCGAAACGGATAAAGTCTATCCATTCTACGAACAGCTTCTGAATAAACGCTTCGTCTCGTCATGCTGTGGGATGAGCCGGCAAGGCTTCGTGTTCGCCCATGATGCGTTGCGGGTGAAGAAGATGACGGAAACGCGGATTAGGCTCACACCAGCCGATTGTTTCCGGATGATGGAGGCGATGGAGCAGGAAGCGGAGACATTCCATGCAACCGGCGGCGTTCATAATGCCGCACTTTGTGATCGACACGGACTTGTGCTTTCGCGGATGGACATCGGCCGGCATAACGCACTTGATAAGATATACGGCCATTGTCTTCGGAATGACATTCCTGTCCATGATAAAGTCGTTGTCTTCAGCGGCCGCATCTCTTCCGAAATTCTCATGAAAGTGGCGAAAATCGGCTGTGAAATCGTCCTTTCCAAATCTGCACCGACCGATCTCGCGTTGACGCTTGCCGAAGAGCTTGGCATCACGACCGTCGGCTTCATCCGGGATGGTTCGTTTAACTTGTACACGCATCATGAGCGAATCGTCAGTGAGGAAAAGATAGCATACCCGTCTTTCCAACTGGAGGAATAG
- a CDS encoding AMP-binding protein: MPENLTEQVNQWIDEYDRQIPSVAHLLCDRHDPNKRALVYENTAGDKRTYTYGELQKLSRKFASVLQNHGVEKGQRVAVLLPKGPELLISVLAIWRIGAVHVPLFTAFGPQAISYRAGNSGARVIITDGENREKLNGTEIEAKANDTGEFRIITVTSKMEEEAPAKDTHFWNALGQAAPIEENAEVTGEDLFILLYTSGTTGHPKGVEVPVKALASFEGYMRFGLDLRQDDIFWNIADPGWAYGLYYALVGPLLLGQTFIMYNAKFSVDEAYRVLKEYGVTNYAAAPTVYRSMRATGVPEGLKEELKVRVLSSAGEPLNPDVSTWAEAHLGVPVYDHYGQTEQGMVVNNHHHPALQRPVKAGSMGQSMPGFQVAIVDESGTELPPGEEGQLAIDTDNSPFFWFRGYYRDEERTRERFVAGSRYYLTGDAASRDEEDFIYFSGRSDDIISSAGYRIGPFEVESALMGHEAVAEAAVIGVPDEQRGEVVKAYVVLRSGFAASDELSNDLSQFVKRNLSAHEYPREIEFVDVLPKTPSGKIQRFQLRGQ, translated from the coding sequence ATGCCGGAAAATCTGACAGAACAAGTAAATCAATGGATTGATGAGTATGACCGTCAAATTCCTTCGGTCGCCCATTTGCTGTGTGACCGCCATGATCCAAACAAGCGGGCTTTGGTTTATGAAAACACAGCAGGGGATAAGCGGACGTATACATACGGCGAGCTGCAGAAACTTTCCAGGAAATTTGCAAGCGTGCTGCAAAATCACGGTGTTGAAAAAGGACAGCGGGTGGCGGTGCTGCTGCCGAAAGGACCGGAACTTCTGATTTCAGTGTTGGCCATTTGGCGTATCGGCGCAGTTCATGTGCCGCTGTTCACTGCATTTGGACCGCAAGCCATCTCTTACCGTGCAGGGAATAGCGGGGCACGTGTTATTATCACGGACGGAGAAAACCGGGAGAAACTGAACGGGACGGAAATTGAAGCCAAGGCGAACGATACAGGGGAATTCCGGATCATTACGGTAACATCCAAAATGGAAGAGGAAGCACCAGCGAAGGATACGCATTTTTGGAATGCTCTTGGGCAGGCAGCACCTATTGAAGAAAACGCGGAAGTGACAGGGGAAGATCTGTTTATCTTATTGTACACATCCGGTACGACGGGGCATCCAAAAGGCGTGGAGGTTCCTGTAAAGGCATTGGCGTCATTCGAAGGTTATATGCGGTTCGGACTTGATTTGAGACAGGATGATATCTTTTGGAACATTGCCGATCCGGGCTGGGCTTATGGTCTCTATTATGCCCTCGTCGGTCCGCTGCTTCTCGGTCAGACGTTCATCATGTACAATGCCAAATTCAGTGTTGATGAAGCTTACCGGGTGCTTAAGGAATATGGTGTCACAAATTATGCGGCTGCACCAACGGTTTACCGGTCGATGCGGGCAACGGGTGTGCCGGAAGGCTTGAAAGAAGAGCTGAAGGTACGCGTGCTTTCAAGTGCCGGTGAACCGCTGAATCCGGACGTCAGCACTTGGGCGGAAGCGCATTTAGGTGTGCCCGTCTATGACCATTACGGCCAAACGGAACAGGGCATGGTCGTGAATAACCACCATCATCCGGCCCTGCAGCGCCCGGTTAAAGCGGGATCGATGGGGCAGTCGATGCCGGGCTTCCAGGTGGCGATTGTCGATGAATCCGGGACAGAATTACCGCCGGGCGAAGAAGGGCAGTTAGCTATTGATACCGACAATTCGCCGTTCTTCTGGTTCCGCGGCTATTATCGGGATGAAGAGCGGACGCGGGAGCGCTTCGTGGCTGGATCACGTTATTACCTCACGGGAGACGCTGCCAGCCGGGACGAAGAAGATTTTATTTACTTCTCCGGTCGTTCGGATGATATTATCTCCAGCGCGGGTTATCGGATCGGGCCGTTTGAAGTCGAAAGCGCCTTGATGGGCCATGAAGCAGTGGCGGAAGCTGCGGTGATCGGTGTCCCGGATGAGCAGCGCGGAGAAGTCGTCAAAGCGTATGTTGTCCTCCGGTCCGGTTTTGCGGCAAGCGATGAACTGAGCAACGACTTAAGCCAGTTTGTGAAAAGAAATTTATCGGCCCATGAATATCCGCGTGAAATTGAATTCGTCGACGTCCTGCCAAAGACACCGAGCGGCAAAATCCAGCGTTTTCAACTGCGCGGACAATAA
- a CDS encoding Txe/YoeB family addiction module toxin translates to MNLVFTEQAWAEYVSWQTEDKKTLKRINLLIQDIQRNGYEGIGKPEPLRFDLAGYWSRRINETDRLVYRIDEKNVYILQCKYHYK, encoded by the coding sequence GTGAATCTTGTCTTTACAGAACAGGCTTGGGCAGAATATGTTTCTTGGCAGACAGAGGACAAAAAAACGTTGAAACGGATTAACCTGCTTATCCAAGATATTCAGCGCAATGGATATGAAGGTATCGGTAAGCCTGAACCGCTTCGCTTTGATTTGGCGGGATATTGGTCAAGAAGAATTAACGAAACCGATCGCTTAGTTTATCGGATTGATGAAAAAAACGTCTATATTCTGCAGTGTAAATATCACTATAAATAA
- a CDS encoding alpha/beta hydrolase: MPVNPKIQYILDQMAEMMPADFSLDQVSPEAMRNSNSAQFTALQQKEPVDNVEDRTIQLADRELPIRIYTPKGEAPHPALVFYHGGGWVLGSIETHDAVCREITNLADCVVISVEYRLAPEHKFPAAAEDAYESLEWVAAHAAELGIDPDRIAVGGDSAGGNLATVACLMANEQNGPKVVHQFLLYPSAGPAFDYPSAEENAEGYLLTKDMMIWFQSHYVANEEDRNHPYLSPILAEDLKGMPPATILTAQYDPLRDIGIAFAEKLRSHGVEVFHKNYDDLIHGFANFTAYVPEARQAVAEGVEELKKAFISAERQV, from the coding sequence ATGCCTGTAAATCCGAAGATCCAGTACATTTTGGACCAGATGGCTGAAATGATGCCTGCTGATTTTTCACTGGACCAAGTATCACCTGAAGCGATGCGCAATTCGAATAGCGCGCAGTTCACTGCGCTGCAGCAAAAAGAACCGGTGGACAACGTCGAAGATCGCACGATCCAGCTGGCAGATCGGGAACTGCCGATCCGCATCTACACACCGAAAGGCGAAGCGCCTCATCCTGCTCTCGTGTTTTATCACGGAGGCGGCTGGGTGCTTGGTAGCATTGAGACGCATGATGCGGTGTGCCGGGAAATTACGAACCTGGCTGATTGCGTCGTGATTTCTGTTGAGTACCGTCTGGCACCGGAGCATAAATTTCCGGCTGCAGCGGAAGACGCCTATGAATCCCTCGAGTGGGTAGCGGCTCATGCGGCGGAACTTGGAATCGACCCAGACCGCATTGCAGTCGGCGGTGACAGTGCGGGCGGTAATCTTGCAACGGTCGCATGTCTCATGGCGAATGAACAAAACGGCCCCAAAGTCGTCCATCAGTTCCTGCTTTATCCATCAGCCGGCCCTGCGTTTGATTATCCGTCCGCTGAAGAGAACGCTGAAGGGTATTTGCTGACGAAGGACATGATGATCTGGTTCCAGTCGCATTATGTAGCGAACGAAGAGGACCGGAATCATCCGTACTTGTCGCCTATCCTTGCGGAAGACTTGAAAGGCATGCCACCGGCGACGATCCTCACAGCGCAATACGATCCGCTGCGGGATATCGGAATCGCTTTTGCCGAGAAACTACGGTCTCATGGCGTGGAAGTATTCCATAAAAATTATGATGATCTCATCCATGGATTCGCGAATTTCACTGCTTATGTTCCAGAGGCGCGCCAAGCTGTGGCAGAGGGAGTCGAGGAATTGAAGAAGGCGTTTATTTCGGCGGAGCGGCAGGTGTAA
- a CDS encoding PIN domain-containing protein — protein MNRKIVIFGTNVYVNHYLGFLPIVNLFDEVLDEGNEIHMPAIVAMELVWYRKVETDEKIKAARQGYIEAADKVMDITLDIALKAAEIRRKWSSETDKKLKHGDALIAASALINDATLYSNNDKAFLYIKKNFNLTYINPVKAGEFESFKKSIT, from the coding sequence GTGAACCGAAAGATTGTGATTTTCGGCACGAATGTATATGTGAATCACTACTTAGGATTTCTGCCTATAGTCAATCTTTTTGACGAAGTGCTTGATGAGGGCAATGAAATCCACATGCCAGCGATTGTTGCAATGGAATTAGTGTGGTATCGCAAAGTAGAGACCGACGAAAAAATAAAGGCAGCAAGACAAGGTTATATCGAAGCAGCTGATAAAGTCATGGACATCACGCTAGATATAGCCTTGAAAGCTGCTGAAATCAGAAGAAAATGGAGCAGCGAGACAGACAAGAAATTGAAACACGGAGACGCACTAATCGCAGCTTCTGCTCTTATAAATGACGCTACTTTATACAGCAATAATGATAAAGCTTTTCTATATATTAAAAAGAACTTTAACTTAACATACATAAATCCAGTAAAGGCCGGTGAATTCGAGTCTTTCAAAAAATCAATTACATAA